The window ACGATAAAGGCCTGCGCCATATCGATGCCGGTGCGGCCGGCGCCAAATGTACCGTTCGCGCCGGTAAACAAGCCATTGCCGTTGACCAGCGGCTTGTAATCAGTGTTCATGCCGCCATTGCCATACATGGCCAAACCGAGGGTTTGCTCTGCGTCTAATTTGTAACTCCAACCCAAGGCCGGCACCGGGAAATACTCGCTGTCGCTTTCGACCGACCCAGTCGCTAACATGCCGCCGCCGTTAACTCGGTACTCGCGATGCGGACTGAATAATTCAAGCTCCAAATCCAGACGATCGCCGACATACGCCAGACCGGCAGGATTAATCGCGGAAATAATCGCGTCCTGCGCAAAAGCGGTACTCGCCCCCGCCAAGGCTTTGCTCCTGGCGCCGTAGCTGTGGGCAAAATAGCCGTTGGTGGCATTCGCGGCAGGCGCGTATGCCGCCATCGCGGTAACGGAACCCAACAACGCTAGAGAAATTTTTGAGAACGACATACAAGGTTTCCCTCAGTGAAAAGCTTAGGAAAATTCTATACAGCGCTAGACTCTCTTTAAAAACGATATATTTCGATGTGTATTTCAAATATTAGCATAACGACAGCATACGCCACACCAACCGCGTAGAACGCCAATACTGTTCTAATAACCGGGCCTGACACAGAAATCCGAATTGATTCTGCATAAACACTTGAGCAGCAACTGTTGCTAGTTGAGCAGCATATCGCCCTCCACTTCAACCCAAACCATCCCCTGGGTCTGCCGCATTTGCGGCTTGCGGCTAAGCGGCACAGCTCTTGCTGAACTCACCTCCAATTGGAATCAAACAGACCGCGTATATCGACCCACACCCAACCAAACTTCAGTACAACTTATTTCAAACAGACAGGAGTTAACATGAACAAATTGCTATACCGAACGGCTGGTTTAACCGCGCTTATTTTCACTGGTTGTAGTTCGCTGCATCAAAACAGTATCCAATTGGCCAGCGACGCCGCTGGCGTGACGAACGTCAAATCCATCGAATTTAGCGGTACCGGCCGCTGGTATCAGTTCGGACAAGCTCCCAATCCAGATCTGCCTTGGCCGCCTTTCGCGGTAAAAAGCTACACCGCCGACATCAATTACGAAACCGCCAGCGCCCGCGTGCAAATTAGCCGTTTACAGGAGATAGAGCCAGGACGGAATCGGCCACAGCCCACCGAGCAAAAGGTTGATCAATTCATCAGCGGCGCGTATGCCTGGAACGTTGCGCCAGCGGCCGCCGGCGCAGCGAACGCAACGCCCAGCATCACCACGCAACCGGCAGCCATCGAAGAACGTGCCGCCGAAATCTGGGCCAGCCCACAAGGCTTCTTAAGAGCGGCGCAGAGCCATCAGGCTAGAGTCGAAGATAAAGGCGACAACAGCGAAGTAACGTTCACATTGGATGGCAAGTACCGATATGTGGGGACACTGAACGGCAAACACCAACTGACTAACGTCAAAACTTGGATCGACAACCCGGTACTTGGCGATACATTGGTGGAAACCCAATACAGTGAATACAAGGCATTTGACGGCGGCCTATTTCCAAGCCACATCGTGCGTCTAATAGGTGGCTATCCGGTATTGGATTTGAACGTCACGACCGTAACAGCCAACCCGATACTTAACATTCCGGTACACGCAGAAGCAACCAAGAAACCAAACATCATCGTCGCGGCCAATAAACTCGCGGATGGTGTGTATTATTTGACCGGCGGGACTCACCATAGCGTGGCTATCGAGCAGCTAAACCATATCGTCTTGGTCGAAGCACCACAAAACGAAGAACGCTCATTGGCTCTGATTGAAAAACTCAAGGAAACCATCCCCAATAAACCGATTAAATATGTGATCAACACCCACGCGCACTTTGACCACAGCGGCGGTTTGCGTACCTTTGTCGATGCCGGCGCCACTATCGTCACCCATCAGCCCAATCAGGCCTATTACGAAAAAATCTGGTCTGCTCCCCACAGCCTAAACCCCGACAACCTGGAAAGATCTAAGAAAACCGCAAGCTTCATTAGCTTTGACGGGAAGCAGGTCATTTCGGACGGTAAACGCAATATTGAAATTCATGCCTTGGCTGGGAATAGTCACAACGACGCATTTGTTGCGGTGTATTTACCTAAGGAAAAGATATTGATAGAAGCCGACGCCTACACCCCGCAAGCCTCTAACGCGCCGGCTCCCACTTCCGTGAACCCTTATTCGCTAAATCTGTATGAAAATATTCAAAGGCTTAAATTGGATGTTGGACAGATCGCTGCATTGCACGGTCCACGTGTGGTGACGTTGGGGGATCTGCGCAACGTCATCGGCATAACTAAAGCCTCCCGTTAAGAAGGTCAATAATTGAGGCGATGGCCGAAGGCCGGCGCCTCAATCTCAGCGCTGAGAGAATTGACTCAGAAACACCAATAGATGTTCGATGCTTCAGCCCGCTGATCGGGCGCCTCAGCACCAAGTAAGCTCTGCCCCGCCATCAACACCTCGAAGCCAATCGCTGCTGAATTTCAAACACTCTAGCTAAGCCAACGCGGCTAGACGCTTTAAAACGCAACATCTTAAAAGTTGGCACGTAGAGTGCTTAGTTAAATGCGTATTTGAATTACCAATTTCACATTTACCACTCATCGCTCCGGAACTACGCATGACTGACCTAAAAACCAAGTCAGAGAAAACTCGCGAGCGATTATTGAGTGCCGCCAGCCGGATTTTTGCCGCGAAAGGCTATCAGGACACGACCATCGCCGACATATGCGAGCAAGCACAAGCCAATATCGCCTCGGTGAATTATCACTTTGGCGACAAGCAAACCCTGTATCTGGAAGCCTGGCGCCATGCCTTCAACCACGAACTGGTCCAGTACCCGCCCGACGGTGGCGTGTCGCGCCAGGCCCCCGTGGAACAGCAGCTGGCGGGGCGCATCAAATCGCTAATCCGCCGCTTGGCCAGCGACGATTCGTATTCATTTGCGATTATTCACAAGGAAATGGCGCAACCGACCCGCTTGCTGGCCGACATTCTGGAAAAGGAAATTAATCCGCAGCGCCAACAAATGTTCGGCTTGCTGCGCGAATGCCTGGGCCAGGACGCCAGCGAGCAACAATTGCAATATTGCCATGCCAGCATCATGGGCCAATGCTTTCAATTACTGCGTCTGAAACAAATGCAACAAGCCCGGCCGCAGCGCGCCCTCCCCACTGATCTTAGTGACATCGGCGCCTTTGCCGAGCATGTGGTGGATTTTTCGCTGGCCGGCATCCGCGCCATCCGTTCGCAAACTTTACCTAAGCGTATCCAAGCATGAACCAACGAATTTCCGAGTTACCCTCGGCGAACAAGCGCCGGCCCTGGTTGTGGACCGGCGCAATACTGGTTGTGAGTCTGGCCGGCGCCGGCGTCTATTTTCAGCATAGCGAAGCAGCTCCGGACGTCAAAGCCGAGCGCGGTGGCGGCAAAGGCCGGCGATTTTTTGAGCAACAAGACGCTCCGGCCGTCGTCGCCATCCAATCCGCTAGCAGCGGGGATTTTCCGGTATATCTGAATGCACTTGGTACCGTCACCGCACTACGTACCGTGACCGTCAAGCCGCGAGTGGACGGCGAACTGGTAAAAGTCGCGTTCAGCGAAGGGCAAATGGTCAAAGCTGGCGATCTGCTGGCAGAAATCGACCCGCGGCCGTTTCAGGTGCAATTACAACAAGCCCAAGGCCAGTTGCTGCGCGACCAGGCGCTGTTGAAAAACGCCGAACTGGATCATGCCCGTTATGAAACCTTGCTGGCTCAAGATTCCATCGCCGCCCAGCAAACCATCACCCAGGCGTCGCAGGTCAAGCAATATCAAGGCAACGTGGAAATGGATCAGGCCTTGGTCGATAGCGCCAAGCTGCAACTGAGCTATGCCAAGCTGACTGCACCGATTAGTGGTCGCGCCGGCCTAAGGCAGATCGATCAGGGCAATATCGTTCGCGCCAACGACGCCAACGGTCTGGTCGTCATCACCCAGTTACAGCCGATCAGCGTGGTGTTCACCTTGCCGGAAGATAAATTGCCGGAGGTGGTGAAGCACTATCGTGACGGTCAGGCTATTAAAATAGAGGCCTACGACAGAGGCGGCGCGCTGAAGCTGGCGGAAGGCAAGCTTACCGCGCTTGACAATCAAATCGACCCGACCACAGGCACCATTAAACTGAAAGCTCAATTCGACAATCTCGAGCAAACCTTATTCGCCAATCAATTTGTTAACGTACGCATGCATCTGGATACCTTGCATGGCGTCACACAGATACCCAGCGCCGCCTTGCAACACGATACCCAGGGTGCGTTTGTGTATGTGGTCGATGCCGAAAATATTGCCCATTTGCGCCGCGTCGAGCCCGGCCCCAGCGAAGGCGAAAAGGTGGCTATCGAAAACAACCTGGCCCCCGGCGAACAGCTCATCCTCACCGGCATAGACCGGGTCAAGGACGGCGGCGTGGTGGATGTGGCCGAGAAAGACGGACAAGCGGTCGCCGCAAAACCGGAATTGCATCCCAAGCCGGAAGACGAACCCGGCAAACGTAGGCGGCGCGGATAAGTCATGAGTCTTAGCGATCCGGGCAAGGCCGGCTTCAATCCTTCGCACCTATTCATCCTACGGCCGGTAGCCACCTCCTTGTTGATGGTGGCATTGTTGTTGGTCGGCATACTGGCCTATCGGCTGTTACCGGTCTCGGCGCTGCCGCAGGTCGATTATCCAACCATCCAGGTCACCACCCTGTATCCCGGCGCCAGCCCGGAAGTGATGACCTCCATCGTCACTGCGCCGTTGGAACGGCAGTTCGGGCAGATGCCCGGCTTGACGCAAATGAGTTCCACCAGCTCCGGCGGCGCGTCGGTGATTACCTTGCAGTTTAACTTGCACTTGGACCTGGACGTTGCCGAGCAAACCGTGCAAGCCGCCATCAACGCCGCCGCCAACTTTTTACCCGACGATTTACCGCAAGCGCCGATTTACAGCAAGGTCAACCCGGCCGATACGCCAATTATGACACTGGCGGTCAGCGCCAAATCGCTGCCCTTATTTAAGGTAGAGGATCTGGTCGATACCCGGCTGGCGCAAAAAATCGCCCAATTGCCCGGCGTCGGCATGGTCAGCATCAGCGGCGGGCAAAGGCCGGCGGTGCGCATTCAGGCCAATCACAAAGCACTCGCGGCCTACGGCATCAGTCTGGAAGATGTGCGCAGCGCGATTGCCGCCGCCAACGTCAATCAACCCAAAGGCTCAATCAACGGCCCAACTCGCGCCGCGACGATAGACAGCAACGATCAATTGCGTTCGCCAGCCGAATACCGCGAGCTGGTGGTGGCTTACAAAAACGCCGCGCCGGTCAAACTGGCGGACGTCGCCGAAGTTGTGGACGGCGCCGAGAACGTGCGCCTAGCCGCCTGGGCCAACGACAATGCAGCCGTCATCGTCAACATCCAGCGCCAACCCGGCGCCAATGTGATCGAGGTGGTGGATAGGATTCAGGAATTGCTGCCCAAACTGCAAGCCTCGCTGCCGCCCGGCATAGAAGTCACGCCCTTAACCGACCGTACCGTAACCATTCGCGCCTCGGTGCACGATGTGCAATTCGAGCTATTGCTGGCCGTGGCGCTGGTAGTAATGGTGATCTTCCTGTTTCTGCGCAATATCCCAGCCACCATCATCCCCGGGGTTGCGGTGCCGCTGTCTTTAGTGGGCACCTTTGCGGCGATGTATCTGGCCGATTTCAGCATCAACAATTTAACCCTGATGGCGTTGACCATCGCCACCGGCTTCGTGGTGGACGATGCCATCGTGGTGATCGAAAACATCTCCCGCTATATCGAGCGCGGCGAAACACCCTTGCAAGCGGCTTTGAAAGGCTCCGCGCAGATCGGCTTTACCATTATCTCGCTGACTTTTTCGCTGGTGGCGGTATTGATTCCGCTGCTGTTCATGTCCGATGTTGTAGGCCGGCTGTTTAGGGAATTTGCGATTACGCTGGCGGTAGCGATCTTGATTTCAGCGGTGGTGTCGTTGACCCTGACGCCGATGATGTGCGCCAAACTGCTGCGCCCCGGCACCGGCAACCATAGCGAAGACGAAATCGGCGACGACTGGTTCGGCCGGTTGATCAAGACCTACGGCCGCAGCCTAAGTTGGGTAATGCAACGGCAAGCGGCGACCTTGCTGGTGTTTTTCGTCACCGTGGCATTAACCGCGGCGATGTACGTCTGGATACCGAAAGGCTTTTTCCCCAGCCAGGACACCGGCATCATTCAGGGCTTTTCCGAAGCGCCGCAACACGTGTCGTTTCCAGCCATGGCCGAGCAACAGCAAAAACTGGCCAAGCTGATATTGGAAGATCCAGCCGTGGACAGCCTGTCCTCATTCATCGGCGTCGATGGCGTCAACGCCACGCCCAATAGCGGCCGGTTTTTGATCAACTTAAAGCCGCACGAGCAACGGCCATCGGCTAACGAGATTATCGCCCGCTTGAAAACCCGTTTGGCGGAATCGCCCGGCAGCGTGTTATACCTGCAACCGGTGCAGGATTTAACGATGGAAAACCGGGTCAGCCGCACCCAATACCAATTTACCCTGGAAGGCGCCGACATCGACGATTTGAACCGCTGGACCGGCAAGCTGGTAAACGCCTTGGAAGGTCGGCCGGAATTTGCCGATGTAGTCAGCGACGTGCAAGACCAGGGCCGCCAGGTGTTCGTGAAGATCGACCGCGCCACCGCCAGCCGGCTGGGTGTCAGTACCGCAGCTGTGGACAACGCCTTATACAGTGCCTACGGTCAACGCCTGGTCTCGACCATTTTCACCCAGGCCAATCAGTATCGGGTGGTATTGGAAGTCGATCCCACAGAG of the Methylomonas sp. MK1 genome contains:
- a CDS encoding MBL fold metallo-hydrolase, which translates into the protein MNKLLYRTAGLTALIFTGCSSLHQNSIQLASDAAGVTNVKSIEFSGTGRWYQFGQAPNPDLPWPPFAVKSYTADINYETASARVQISRLQEIEPGRNRPQPTEQKVDQFISGAYAWNVAPAAAGAANATPSITTQPAAIEERAAEIWASPQGFLRAAQSHQARVEDKGDNSEVTFTLDGKYRYVGTLNGKHQLTNVKTWIDNPVLGDTLVETQYSEYKAFDGGLFPSHIVRLIGGYPVLDLNVTTVTANPILNIPVHAEATKKPNIIVAANKLADGVYYLTGGTHHSVAIEQLNHIVLVEAPQNEERSLALIEKLKETIPNKPIKYVINTHAHFDHSGGLRTFVDAGATIVTHQPNQAYYEKIWSAPHSLNPDNLERSKKTASFISFDGKQVISDGKRNIEIHALAGNSHNDAFVAVYLPKEKILIEADAYTPQASNAPAPTSVNPYSLNLYENIQRLKLDVGQIAALHGPRVVTLGDLRNVIGITKASR
- a CDS encoding CerR family C-terminal domain-containing protein translates to MTDLKTKSEKTRERLLSAASRIFAAKGYQDTTIADICEQAQANIASVNYHFGDKQTLYLEAWRHAFNHELVQYPPDGGVSRQAPVEQQLAGRIKSLIRRLASDDSYSFAIIHKEMAQPTRLLADILEKEINPQRQQMFGLLRECLGQDASEQQLQYCHASIMGQCFQLLRLKQMQQARPQRALPTDLSDIGAFAEHVVDFSLAGIRAIRSQTLPKRIQA
- a CDS encoding MdtA/MuxA family multidrug efflux RND transporter periplasmic adaptor subunit is translated as MNQRISELPSANKRRPWLWTGAILVVSLAGAGVYFQHSEAAPDVKAERGGGKGRRFFEQQDAPAVVAIQSASSGDFPVYLNALGTVTALRTVTVKPRVDGELVKVAFSEGQMVKAGDLLAEIDPRPFQVQLQQAQGQLLRDQALLKNAELDHARYETLLAQDSIAAQQTITQASQVKQYQGNVEMDQALVDSAKLQLSYAKLTAPISGRAGLRQIDQGNIVRANDANGLVVITQLQPISVVFTLPEDKLPEVVKHYRDGQAIKIEAYDRGGALKLAEGKLTALDNQIDPTTGTIKLKAQFDNLEQTLFANQFVNVRMHLDTLHGVTQIPSAALQHDTQGAFVYVVDAENIAHLRRVEPGPSEGEKVAIENNLAPGEQLILTGIDRVKDGGVVDVAEKDGQAVAAKPELHPKPEDEPGKRRRRG
- a CDS encoding MdtB/MuxB family multidrug efflux RND transporter permease subunit, encoding MSLSDPGKAGFNPSHLFILRPVATSLLMVALLLVGILAYRLLPVSALPQVDYPTIQVTTLYPGASPEVMTSIVTAPLERQFGQMPGLTQMSSTSSGGASVITLQFNLHLDLDVAEQTVQAAINAAANFLPDDLPQAPIYSKVNPADTPIMTLAVSAKSLPLFKVEDLVDTRLAQKIAQLPGVGMVSISGGQRPAVRIQANHKALAAYGISLEDVRSAIAAANVNQPKGSINGPTRAATIDSNDQLRSPAEYRELVVAYKNAAPVKLADVAEVVDGAENVRLAAWANDNAAVIVNIQRQPGANVIEVVDRIQELLPKLQASLPPGIEVTPLTDRTVTIRASVHDVQFELLLAVALVVMVIFLFLRNIPATIIPGVAVPLSLVGTFAAMYLADFSINNLTLMALTIATGFVVDDAIVVIENISRYIERGETPLQAALKGSAQIGFTIISLTFSLVAVLIPLLFMSDVVGRLFREFAITLAVAILISAVVSLTLTPMMCAKLLRPGTGNHSEDEIGDDWFGRLIKTYGRSLSWVMQRQAATLLVFFVTVALTAAMYVWIPKGFFPSQDTGIIQGFSEAPQHVSFPAMAEQQQKLAKLILEDPAVDSLSSFIGVDGVNATPNSGRFLINLKPHEQRPSANEIIARLKTRLAESPGSVLYLQPVQDLTMENRVSRTQYQFTLEGADIDDLNRWTGKLVNALEGRPEFADVVSDVQDQGRQVFVKIDRATASRLGVSTAAVDNALYSAYGQRLVSTIFTQANQYRVVLEVDPTEQTGPQALNELRIPSTNGTQVPLSAIAELSERPTTLAISHLDQFPVTTVSFNLAPGYALGDAVAAVDAAKTEIELPLAIRSEYQGAAQAFKASLGNTLWLILAAIVTVYIVLGVLYESYIHPITILSTLPSAGVGALLALQVSGGDLGIIGIIGIILLIGIVKKNAIMMIDFALEAERKQHLPPEQAIFQACLLRFRPILMTTLAALLGALPLMLGSGVGSELRHPLGITMVGGLLLSQLLTLYTTPVIYLAMDRLARRVNAGLGLNQVEQAAEDPSQP